In Caproiciproducens sp. NJN-50, the following are encoded in one genomic region:
- a CDS encoding MFS transporter, with the protein MKAKKYLWVLATVYLAYFTQGIQALVLSQNKVSFYTQWGFTNADAGAAAVSAAIAFTGLGKFVSVWVCGEISDRIGRKPMVFVGALAYVLSFLGLLVTSNVVVANVCAFGLGAATSCFDGASYPAVQESWVKAPGTALILIKGFISVSGLMYPLLVVSLTQAGNWKMGIIIPLILSVLTFLIAIITPFSYDEEMKRRKTDPAAKAAYEKELAEKKHVLDADAKKAAARFKSTPPKFVVVGCAVYGFIAMATMYSAQQYIKAFGKVVVGMSDMSAAGLTSVYTAGSLIAVIVWGFFMAKLRWRTLKVLLIDLAGSVLGYGLVCIVRVPAMVYLATFMIGLFAAGGALQCGVSLMQEFHPGNKGRNLGIYYTFMGAASYAIPYIQSWLIGSSSEASATVSCLLLNLGMAVVGLFFMIYLSVNYKKWFGVSVMSKAGGDD; encoded by the coding sequence GTGAAAGCAAAAAAGTACTTGTGGGTTTTAGCTACCGTTTATTTGGCTTACTTTACCCAAGGCATCCAGGCTTTGGTTCTTAGTCAAAACAAGGTTTCATTTTATACTCAATGGGGATTCACAAACGCCGATGCCGGTGCGGCGGCAGTCAGCGCAGCCATCGCTTTCACCGGTCTCGGCAAGTTCGTATCCGTATGGGTTTGCGGTGAAATTTCAGACAGGATCGGCCGCAAACCGATGGTATTTGTCGGCGCCCTGGCCTATGTGCTCAGTTTCTTAGGCCTGCTGGTTACTTCCAACGTTGTGGTTGCTAACGTCTGTGCCTTCGGTTTGGGTGCCGCAACTTCCTGCTTTGACGGAGCCAGCTATCCCGCCGTGCAGGAAAGCTGGGTAAAGGCCCCCGGCACCGCGCTGATCCTGATCAAAGGGTTTATCTCCGTGTCGGGCCTGATGTACCCGCTTCTGGTCGTTTCCCTGACGCAGGCCGGTAATTGGAAGATGGGAATCATTATTCCACTTATTTTGTCTGTTCTTACTTTCCTTATCGCAATTATTACCCCGTTCTCTTATGATGAGGAAATGAAACGTCGCAAAACGGATCCGGCAGCCAAAGCTGCTTATGAAAAGGAGCTTGCCGAAAAGAAGCACGTTCTCGATGCGGATGCCAAGAAGGCCGCTGCCCGCTTCAAATCCACCCCGCCCAAATTCGTCGTTGTCGGCTGCGCTGTTTATGGATTTATCGCTATGGCTACCATGTACTCTGCACAGCAATACATCAAGGCGTTCGGCAAGGTTGTTGTCGGAATGAGCGACATGAGCGCCGCCGGGCTGACCAGTGTCTATACCGCCGGTTCACTGATTGCTGTCATTGTCTGGGGCTTCTTTATGGCAAAATTACGTTGGCGCACTTTGAAAGTTTTGCTGATTGATCTTGCCGGTTCTGTGCTGGGTTATGGCCTGGTCTGTATCGTCCGCGTTCCCGCCATGGTTTACCTTGCCACCTTCATGATCGGCCTGTTTGCTGCCGGCGGCGCCCTGCAGTGCGGCGTTTCCCTCATGCAGGAATTCCATCCCGGCAACAAGGGCAGAAACCTCGGTATTTACTACACATTTATGGGAGCTGCATCCTACGCTATTCCCTATATTCAATCTTGGCTGATTGGTTCAAGCTCCGAGGCCTCTGCTACGGTATCCTGCTTACTGCTCAATCTCGGCATGGCTGTTGTCGGACTCTTCTTCATGATCTATCTGAGTGTTAACTATAAGAAGTGGTTCGGCGTCAGCGTCATGTCAAAAGCCGGCGGAGACGATTAA
- a CDS encoding shikimate dehydrogenase, producing the protein MAERITGHTELIGLIAYPIRHSSSPKMHNEAFAKLGLDYAYLAFEVDNDTLEDTVKGLRAMKVRGFNVSMPNKTVISKYLDKLTPAAEMCGAVNTVINDNGVLTGTITDGIGYMTALKDAGIDIIGKKMTIVGAGGAATAVEVQAALDGVSEMSIFNANDKFWPRAEHNVQTINEKTKCKATLHRLEDLDDLKAEIASSPLFANATGVGMKPLEGRTYIPDQSFLRPDLIVTDVVYAPTETALLKMAKEVGCKTMNGLGMMLYQGAAAFKLWTGKEMPIDYIKEVLNIHY; encoded by the coding sequence ATGGCAGAAAGAATTACCGGACATACGGAACTGATTGGTCTGATCGCTTATCCGATCCGCCATTCCAGTTCTCCGAAAATGCACAACGAAGCATTTGCAAAATTAGGTCTAGATTATGCCTACCTGGCGTTTGAGGTGGACAACGATACTCTGGAGGATACTGTGAAGGGCCTTCGCGCGATGAAAGTACGCGGCTTTAACGTATCGATGCCAAACAAGACGGTTATTTCCAAATATCTCGACAAACTGACTCCTGCCGCCGAAATGTGCGGAGCGGTTAATACCGTCATCAACGACAATGGCGTATTGACGGGAACAATCACAGACGGTATCGGTTATATGACCGCGCTCAAAGACGCCGGCATCGATATCATAGGAAAGAAGATGACGATTGTCGGAGCCGGCGGCGCGGCAACTGCGGTCGAGGTGCAGGCTGCGCTCGACGGCGTGTCTGAGATGTCCATTTTCAATGCAAACGATAAATTCTGGCCGAGAGCCGAGCATAATGTTCAAACAATCAATGAGAAAACGAAATGTAAGGCAACACTGCACAGGCTGGAGGACCTTGACGATCTAAAAGCCGAAATTGCGTCGAGCCCCCTGTTTGCCAATGCGACAGGCGTAGGTATGAAGCCGCTGGAAGGCCGGACTTATATCCCGGATCAGTCTTTCCTGCGCCCTGACCTGATCGTTACCGATGTTGTTTACGCTCCGACAGAAACCGCGCTTTTGAAAATGGCGAAAGAGGTCGGATGCAAAACAATGAACGGCCTGGGAATGATGTTATATCAGGGTGCCGCCGCGTTCAAGCTTTGGACCGGGAAAGAAATGCCGATCGATTATATAAAAGAAGTCCTCAATATCCATTATTAA
- a CDS encoding shikimate dehydrogenase: MGDWIDGHTVPFGLLGSPVGHSGSPAMYNYCFEKDGLNCVYLAFDIDLNTLDAGMSAVKALHFKGINVTMPCKSAALKYADECTKAVQLIGATNCMVCEDGKWIAHNTDGIGYVNNLKAHGVDVAEKKITLIGGGGVGMAILVQCALSGAKEISVFNIRDSFMGNLEKHAELVNREVPGCTVRVLDLADKDKLSAEIASSQILTNATRVGMAPQEQSTPIPDAGVFHKSLTVADTVYNPRETRLIREAKAAGCLGIGGIGMLVRQGEAAYRIFTGKAMPVEEIQKKFFDN, from the coding sequence ATGGGAGACTGGATTGACGGCCATACAGTGCCATTCGGGCTGCTCGGCTCGCCGGTGGGACACTCGGGTTCGCCGGCCATGTATAATTATTGTTTTGAGAAAGACGGGTTAAACTGCGTTTATCTCGCGTTCGATATCGACCTCAATACGCTGGACGCCGGAATGAGCGCGGTCAAGGCCCTTCATTTCAAAGGAATCAACGTCACGATGCCGTGCAAGAGCGCCGCGTTGAAATATGCGGACGAGTGCACCAAAGCCGTTCAGCTGATCGGCGCAACCAACTGCATGGTATGCGAAGATGGAAAATGGATCGCACACAATACCGATGGGATCGGTTATGTGAACAATCTGAAGGCGCACGGCGTCGATGTCGCGGAAAAGAAAATCACGCTGATCGGCGGCGGCGGGGTCGGCATGGCAATCCTGGTCCAGTGCGCGCTCTCCGGCGCAAAGGAAATCTCCGTCTTCAACATCAGGGATTCTTTCATGGGAAATCTGGAGAAGCACGCGGAGCTGGTCAACCGCGAAGTTCCCGGCTGCACCGTCCGCGTCCTTGATCTGGCGGATAAGGATAAACTGAGCGCGGAGATCGCAAGCAGCCAGATCCTGACAAACGCTACCCGCGTCGGCATGGCCCCGCAGGAACAGTCCACGCCGATCCCGGATGCCGGCGTATTCCACAAAAGCCTTACAGTTGCGGATACGGTATACAATCCGCGTGAGACCCGGCTGATCCGGGAAGCAAAAGCCGCCGGCTGTCTTGGAATCGGCGGGATCGGCATGCTTGTCCGCCAGGGTGAAGCGGCGTACCGGATCTTCACCGGAAAAGCTATGCCCGTCGAGGAAATTCAGAAAAAATTCTTCGACAACTGA
- a CDS encoding LysR family transcriptional regulator, with protein MNLSQLYYFKKLAEVQHYTKAAKELYITQPSLSEAISSLESELGVRLFLKNGRNIRLTQYGQEFYQYVSASLNELDKGVNVIQEQVKDIGGTIEIGCIATLLVGFMARAMYSYRESVSEKTVFHVFETPTAVAIEGLKSEIYDIAFCSKVEDPDLRFTPILEQEILALVNQQHPLAKCETITLRDLAGYNLITYRPDIQIGRDVGTLLAENGLKAEQPFMEEGSIGASVQMNPIVGIVANTVWLSQYPNLVRIHFSDVPRGFRKVCMAYNSKHFINRPTERFMDFVLSHLDTLVSEEYRLENG; from the coding sequence ATGAATTTGTCTCAACTGTATTATTTTAAGAAGCTTGCAGAGGTTCAGCACTATACAAAGGCTGCAAAGGAACTCTATATCACGCAGCCCAGCCTGAGCGAGGCAATCTCTTCCCTGGAATCGGAGCTTGGCGTCCGGCTGTTTTTGAAGAACGGGCGCAATATCAGGCTGACCCAATACGGACAGGAGTTTTATCAATACGTTTCAGCGTCGCTCAACGAACTTGACAAGGGCGTCAATGTAATCCAGGAACAGGTTAAGGATATCGGAGGGACGATTGAAATCGGCTGTATCGCCACGCTGCTGGTTGGATTCATGGCGCGCGCGATGTATTCCTATCGCGAGTCTGTGAGCGAAAAGACGGTTTTCCACGTTTTTGAAACCCCCACCGCGGTGGCGATTGAAGGCCTGAAGTCGGAAATCTACGATATCGCTTTCTGCTCGAAGGTGGAAGATCCCGATCTGCGGTTTACTCCGATTCTGGAGCAGGAGATCCTGGCGCTGGTGAATCAACAGCATCCGCTGGCAAAATGCGAAACGATCACGCTCAGGGATCTGGCGGGCTATAATCTGATCACTTATCGCCCGGATATTCAGATCGGCAGGGATGTGGGCACACTCCTGGCTGAAAACGGCCTGAAGGCGGAACAGCCTTTTATGGAGGAAGGCTCCATAGGAGCCAGCGTGCAAATGAATCCGATCGTTGGCATCGTTGCCAACACCGTCTGGCTCAGCCAGTATCCGAATCTGGTGAGGATCCATTTCTCCGATGTTCCAAGGGGGTTCCGGAAAGTCTGCATGGCGTATAATTCAAAGCACTTTATCAACCGGCCGACGGAGCGCTTTATGGACTTTGTGCTGTCCCACCTTGATACGCTGGTGTCGGAGGAATACAGGCTTGAGAACGGCTGA
- a CDS encoding acyl-CoA dehydrogenase family protein, which yields MSKLSDEQFQAYLKQIRELAEGPFDEMQKEIEVTNKFPQEFYDLAIKNDLYRFALPEKYGGFGLTEKQILMVQEEFSRGPGGMRMHLHHAADLDWRILDDFGSDELKAQYMDKFQDKTVYSNFALTEKTGGTGADVHTTAIKDGDYYVINGEKTLISHTDCSDFTYLIVSTDPTSDKDSRLSAFFVDVHTPGYEIVPMPHMMGCRGAGHAGLRFTNMRVHKKFLLGKEGMGLEIAMHSLAVSRAHIAVSNLGMAQRMLEMTIKRAKDRVTFGKPLIKRQAIQQTIADMGTEIHALRLMIYDFAEDYEAGRDIEMKAAMCKLHSINTVKMVSDAMLEIFGGIGYFEDCEYGPTERLYRDCRAMWLEEGPRTVQRLTAFRGLEKNGGVISYKDNGYRTV from the coding sequence ATGAGCAAATTGAGCGATGAGCAATTTCAGGCGTACCTAAAGCAGATTCGTGAATTGGCCGAGGGCCCGTTCGACGAGATGCAGAAAGAAATCGAGGTCACGAACAAGTTCCCTCAGGAATTTTACGATCTTGCAATCAAAAATGATCTGTACCGTTTTGCACTGCCCGAAAAATACGGCGGGTTCGGCCTGACCGAGAAGCAGATCCTGATGGTACAGGAAGAGTTTTCCCGCGGCCCCGGCGGCATGCGCATGCATCTTCATCATGCGGCCGACCTCGACTGGCGCATTCTGGACGACTTTGGCAGCGATGAACTGAAAGCCCAGTATATGGACAAATTTCAGGATAAGACCGTTTACTCCAACTTCGCCCTGACGGAAAAAACCGGCGGAACCGGCGCCGACGTTCATACCACCGCGATCAAAGACGGCGACTACTACGTCATTAACGGGGAAAAGACCCTGATTTCCCATACGGACTGCTCCGATTTTACCTATCTCATTGTGAGTACGGACCCCACCTCCGACAAAGACAGCCGTCTGTCCGCGTTCTTTGTGGATGTTCATACCCCCGGCTACGAGATCGTCCCGATGCCCCATATGATGGGCTGCCGCGGCGCCGGCCATGCCGGGCTGCGCTTCACCAACATGCGCGTCCACAAGAAATTTCTGCTGGGCAAAGAGGGTATGGGCCTTGAGATTGCGATGCACTCGCTCGCTGTTTCCCGCGCGCATATCGCCGTCAGCAACCTTGGCATGGCGCAGAGAATGCTGGAAATGACGATCAAACGCGCAAAAGACCGCGTCACGTTCGGCAAGCCCCTGATCAAGCGCCAGGCGATCCAGCAGACCATTGCCGACATGGGAACCGAAATTCATGCCCTCCGCCTGATGATTTATGATTTCGCCGAGGACTACGAGGCCGGCCGCGACATTGAAATGAAGGCCGCAATGTGCAAACTGCACAGCATCAACACCGTGAAGATGGTTTCCGACGCCATGCTGGAAATCTTCGGCGGCATCGGCTACTTCGAGGACTGCGAGTACGGCCCCACCGAGCGCCTGTACCGCGACTGCCGCGCCATGTGGCTGGAGGAAGGCCCGCGCACGGTCCAGCGCCTGACTGCATTCCGCGGCCTGGAGAAGAACGGCGGCGTTATTTCCTACAAGGACAACGGATACCGGACCGTCTGA
- a CDS encoding NAD(P)/FAD-dependent oxidoreductase — protein MEGCSFPVLFSPLKIKNLTIQNRTVMMPMGTNFACADGSISREHMRYYIQRARGGTGLIIVENANVSFPAGSNGTTQLRLDEDRFIPGFFELCEALHAQGCAVSIQLNHAGASARSSRIGMQPVSASSRPSKRGNEIPRPLTVEEIQKIVKDFGAAAKRAQIAGFDSVEIHGGHSYLLSQFLSPTTNGRTDQYGGTPENRARFLREAAEEIRSQVGPNFPVMLRLSADEFVPGGNTLDDTLEYLKYVAGLVDVFNVSCGLNDSLEYQIDSCFRPDGWRSYMARAVRDRFGKPTITMGNIRDPHVAEDILERGDADLIGLGRCLIADPDWAWKAKNGKKDEIRKCISCNIGCAGNRIGKNRPLRCTVNPAVVEGDAYRSRKVSRPCNVVVAGGGTAGLEAACTAAEVGCTVSLLEQSDHLGGHTTDLVRLPDKARIGDFTAYLIRRASNLKNLTVLLNTPASTGKIRDLRPDVIVNATGSVPVLPNIPGLRETTDQEGSPIHTVFSMIDHVDSYPADMTGKKVVIAGGGAVGLDMMEFFAQRGAEVTVVELLPALGSDLDPITKVCDSNMMEKYKVRQLTGTRLLEVRKTQFLVETDGKQSALPLDYGFICLGMRPYAPVLDGLRSDFSGSVEILNIGDSLKAGQIISGVQAGRNVLLTLERLGFLAPDHT, from the coding sequence ATGGAAGGTTGTTCCTTTCCGGTCCTTTTCTCACCTCTTAAGATAAAAAACTTGACGATTCAGAACCGCACTGTTATGATGCCTATGGGAACAAATTTTGCCTGTGCGGATGGCTCTATCAGCCGGGAACACATGCGTTACTATATTCAAAGAGCCAGGGGAGGCACCGGACTGATCATTGTCGAGAACGCCAATGTCTCCTTCCCCGCCGGCTCCAACGGAACAACCCAGCTCCGTTTGGACGAGGATCGTTTCATTCCCGGCTTCTTTGAACTGTGCGAAGCCCTTCACGCCCAGGGCTGCGCCGTTTCCATTCAGCTCAATCACGCGGGCGCTTCCGCCCGCTCTTCCCGGATCGGAATGCAGCCTGTTTCCGCATCCAGCCGCCCCAGCAAGCGGGGGAATGAAATCCCCCGTCCCCTGACTGTGGAAGAGATTCAGAAAATCGTGAAGGATTTCGGCGCGGCTGCGAAACGGGCGCAGATTGCGGGATTCGACAGCGTGGAGATTCACGGCGGGCATTCCTATCTGCTCAGCCAATTTCTCTCTCCCACCACCAACGGCCGCACGGATCAATACGGAGGCACTCCCGAAAACCGGGCCCGATTCCTCCGCGAGGCCGCCGAAGAGATCCGCAGCCAGGTCGGCCCGAATTTCCCGGTCATGCTCCGGCTGTCTGCGGACGAATTTGTCCCGGGCGGAAACACTCTGGACGACACTTTGGAATACCTAAAGTATGTCGCCGGCCTGGTGGATGTATTCAATGTATCCTGCGGCCTGAACGACTCTTTGGAATATCAGATCGATTCCTGCTTCCGGCCCGACGGCTGGCGCTCCTACATGGCGCGCGCGGTCCGGGACCGCTTTGGAAAACCCACAATCACCATGGGCAACATCCGTGATCCCCATGTGGCGGAGGATATTCTGGAGCGGGGCGACGCAGACCTGATCGGACTGGGCCGCTGCCTGATCGCAGACCCCGATTGGGCCTGGAAAGCGAAAAACGGGAAAAAGGATGAGATTCGCAAATGCATTTCCTGCAATATCGGCTGCGCGGGAAACCGGATCGGAAAGAACCGCCCTCTGCGCTGCACGGTCAATCCGGCGGTCGTGGAGGGGGACGCCTACCGCAGCCGGAAGGTCTCACGCCCATGCAACGTTGTCGTGGCCGGCGGCGGCACGGCCGGGCTGGAAGCCGCCTGCACTGCCGCCGAAGTCGGCTGCACCGTTTCTCTTCTGGAGCAGTCCGATCATCTCGGAGGCCACACGACGGACCTTGTCCGGCTGCCGGATAAGGCGAGGATCGGCGACTTTACAGCCTATCTGATCCGCCGGGCTTCCAATCTCAAAAATCTGACCGTGCTCCTGAACACTCCGGCAAGCACCGGAAAGATCCGTGATCTGCGGCCGGACGTCATTGTCAACGCCACCGGCTCCGTTCCGGTCCTGCCGAATATCCCGGGCCTGCGTGAAACGACCGATCAGGAGGGCAGTCCGATCCATACGGTTTTCTCCATGATCGACCATGTGGACAGCTATCCGGCGGATATGACCGGGAAAAAGGTCGTGATTGCCGGCGGCGGAGCGGTCGGATTGGATATGATGGAATTCTTCGCGCAGCGCGGCGCCGAGGTGACGGTTGTGGAACTGCTGCCCGCCCTTGGCAGCGACCTTGATCCGATCACCAAGGTATGCGACAGTAACATGATGGAAAAATATAAAGTGCGGCAGCTGACCGGCACCAGACTTTTGGAGGTCCGGAAAACGCAGTTTCTTGTGGAAACGGATGGGAAGCAGTCTGCGCTTCCGCTGGATTATGGATTCATCTGTCTGGGAATGCGCCCTTATGCGCCGGTACTGGACGGGCTTCGCTCTGATTTTTCCGGCTCCGTGGAAATTCTCAATATTGGCGACAGTCTGAAGGCCGGCCAGATCATCAGCGGCGTTCAGGCGGGGCGCAACGTCCTGCTGACATTGGAACGGCTCGGATTTCTGGCCCCGGACCACACCTGA
- a CDS encoding acyl-CoA dehydrogenase family protein, translated as MALLYTDEQTELIEMVRDLAEKAVKPHVAECDEKGECPVELFQPALDMGLHMAEIPEEYGGMGLDFETTAMLFEELAKVDAGYADTLVTNFVAFRNVMLYGTKEQAQYFADVLSSGKFACFAITEPGAGSDAGALRATAAKEGNDYILNGTKTFATNGACASLYVSFFRTEEGITAFLIDRDTPGFSVGAHEKKMGFRLSNTTELIFDNVRVPATNIVGEKGKGLKVALGALNISRAFVATLAVGIMQRALDESVAYAKERKQFGQPIIKFQMVQSMLADMAIKTEASRVLVNNTMRLLDKDEHRDLRMEGSITKTFVTDAAQEVTSNAVQIFGGYGYSREYPVEKLMRDAKIFQIFEGTNQIQRMTIAKILEKK; from the coding sequence ATGGCTCTGCTTTATACTGATGAGCAAACTGAACTGATTGAAATGGTCCGCGACCTGGCGGAAAAGGCGGTCAAACCTCATGTCGCGGAATGTGACGAAAAGGGCGAATGCCCCGTCGAACTGTTTCAGCCCGCTCTCGATATGGGTCTGCATATGGCGGAAATCCCAGAGGAGTACGGCGGAATGGGCCTCGACTTTGAAACGACCGCAATGCTTTTCGAGGAGCTGGCCAAAGTCGACGCCGGTTATGCCGACACTCTTGTAACGAATTTCGTAGCGTTCCGAAACGTTATGCTCTATGGAACCAAAGAGCAAGCGCAGTATTTCGCCGATGTGCTTTCCTCTGGAAAGTTCGCCTGCTTCGCCATCACGGAGCCCGGCGCCGGTTCGGACGCGGGCGCCCTGCGCGCAACCGCGGCCAAAGAGGGAAACGACTACATCCTGAACGGCACCAAGACCTTTGCCACCAACGGCGCCTGCGCTTCCCTGTATGTCAGCTTTTTCCGGACGGAAGAGGGCATTACGGCTTTCCTGATCGACCGTGACACTCCGGGTTTTTCCGTCGGCGCCCACGAGAAAAAGATGGGGTTCCGCCTTTCCAACACCACCGAACTGATCTTCGACAACGTCCGCGTTCCCGCAACGAACATTGTCGGTGAAAAAGGCAAAGGCCTTAAAGTCGCCCTCGGCGCCCTGAACATCTCGCGCGCTTTCGTCGCTACGCTGGCCGTGGGCATCATGCAACGCGCTCTGGACGAATCCGTGGCCTACGCCAAGGAGCGCAAACAGTTCGGGCAGCCTATCATCAAATTCCAAATGGTGCAGTCCATGCTGGCGGATATGGCCATCAAGACCGAAGCCTCCCGTGTCCTGGTCAACAATACCATGCGTCTGCTGGACAAGGACGAACACCGCGACCTGCGCATGGAAGGTTCCATTACCAAGACATTTGTAACCGACGCGGCGCAGGAGGTTACCTCCAATGCGGTTCAGATTTTTGGGGGCTACGGCTACAGCCGCGAATATCCGGTGGAAAAACTGATGCGCGACGCCAAGATCTTCCAGATCTTCGAGGGCACCAATCAGATCCAGCGGATGACCATCGCCAAAATCCTTGAAAAGAAGTAA
- the aroD gene encoding type I 3-dehydroquinate dehydratase, with product MKTVTVKNVVLGDGIPKICIPIVARTKKDIVEEIKGLKQYHADLVEWRVDWFEDADDIEKIKEVLRELAPVVQELPLLFTFRTAEEGGNRPVDPESYVRINQEAAASGVVDLIDVELFKGDEVMKKLVESAHRSGVKVVASSHDFEKTPPKDEILYRLRKMQDLGADIPKIAVMPKSKLDVLELLEATAVMSEKYADRPIITMSMSGPGVISRLSGELFGSALTFGATKTASAPGQIGAEDLYGALHLLHNSL from the coding sequence ATGAAAACAGTTACTGTAAAAAACGTTGTTCTCGGTGATGGAATCCCGAAAATCTGTATCCCGATCGTCGCAAGGACCAAAAAGGATATTGTCGAGGAAATCAAAGGTCTCAAGCAGTACCATGCGGACCTTGTCGAATGGCGCGTGGACTGGTTTGAAGACGCCGACGATATCGAAAAGATCAAAGAAGTACTGCGAGAGCTTGCTCCTGTTGTTCAAGAGCTTCCCCTTCTGTTTACATTCCGTACCGCAGAGGAAGGCGGAAACCGGCCGGTCGACCCGGAGTCCTATGTCAGGATCAATCAGGAAGCAGCGGCGAGCGGAGTTGTAGATCTGATCGACGTCGAGTTGTTCAAGGGCGATGAAGTGATGAAAAAACTTGTCGAAAGCGCTCACCGCTCAGGCGTGAAAGTCGTGGCTTCCAGCCATGATTTTGAAAAAACTCCGCCGAAAGATGAAATCCTCTACCGGTTAAGAAAAATGCAGGATCTGGGGGCCGATATCCCAAAGATAGCGGTTATGCCCAAATCCAAACTGGACGTTCTGGAACTGCTTGAGGCCACCGCCGTTATGTCGGAGAAATATGCCGACAGGCCAATTATCACGATGTCCATGTCCGGCCCTGGTGTGATTTCACGCCTGTCAGGGGAACTTTTTGGCTCCGCGCTGACTTTCGGCGCAACCAAAACAGCCTCGGCGCCAGGTCAGATCGGCGCAGAGGATCTTTACGGAGCCCTGCACCTCCTGCACAACAGCCTGTAA
- a CDS encoding CaiB/BaiF CoA transferase family protein yields MKPLEGVRVVDLTTFLAAPTTARVLGEWGADVVKVESPKGDPGRTQGAVFGMPYEDDENLGFDMSNMNKRFITLNLKTEKGLEVMHRLLADADVFITNIRSKSLAKLGLDYETLSAKYPKLVWAQCLGYGEKGPEKDSAGFDVTCYMARGGVFGTTVNKGDAPMIPTNGYGDFQVSMCVASGISAALFNRTRTGRGEKVTVSLHHAAVFMLSTAVVSAQYGNKYPKSRFEVICPTNNVYRTKDDKLIAMCAPEYDRDYNKVMKLIGRGDLVGHPDYSNCDHMNALHKNAEVVKIFDEAIGQFNRAEILKIFKENDVPCEACYEPLDMYEDEQVWANGVMTKLDCPSGERCIATNPVKFGSYAEPSYKVSSAQGTDTVEVMKGIGYSESEIREYLTEGAVQGKKALK; encoded by the coding sequence TTGAAGCCTTTGGAAGGAGTCAGGGTTGTTGATCTGACGACGTTTCTGGCTGCGCCGACCACTGCCCGCGTGCTTGGCGAGTGGGGAGCGGACGTGGTCAAGGTGGAGTCGCCCAAGGGCGACCCCGGACGCACGCAGGGCGCGGTGTTCGGAATGCCGTATGAGGACGATGAGAACCTCGGCTTTGACATGTCCAATATGAACAAGCGCTTCATCACCCTGAATCTTAAGACCGAAAAGGGCCTTGAAGTCATGCACAGGCTCCTTGCGGACGCCGATGTGTTCATCACAAATATCCGAAGCAAGTCTCTGGCCAAGCTGGGTCTGGACTATGAGACGCTGAGCGCAAAATATCCGAAACTCGTTTGGGCGCAGTGCCTCGGTTACGGTGAGAAGGGTCCTGAAAAGGATTCCGCCGGATTCGACGTGACCTGCTATATGGCCCGCGGCGGCGTTTTCGGAACAACTGTGAACAAGGGCGACGCCCCCATGATTCCCACCAACGGCTACGGCGATTTTCAGGTTTCCATGTGCGTTGCCTCCGGCATCAGTGCGGCGCTGTTCAACCGGACCCGCACCGGCCGGGGCGAAAAGGTTACGGTCAGCCTGCATCACGCGGCCGTCTTCATGCTGAGCACCGCCGTCGTTTCCGCCCAGTATGGCAACAAATACCCCAAAAGCCGTTTTGAGGTCATTTGCCCCACAAACAATGTCTACCGCACCAAAGATGACAAGCTGATCGCGATGTGCGCCCCCGAGTACGACCGGGACTACAACAAGGTTATGAAGCTCATCGGCCGCGGGGATCTTGTCGGCCATCCGGATTATTCGAATTGCGACCACATGAATGCTTTACATAAGAACGCAGAGGTCGTAAAGATTTTTGATGAGGCGATCGGTCAGTTTAACCGCGCCGAGATCCTGAAAATCTTTAAGGAGAATGACGTTCCCTGCGAAGCATGCTACGAGCCTCTCGATATGTACGAAGATGAGCAGGTCTGGGCGAACGGGGTTATGACGAAGCTGGACTGCCCGTCCGGCGAGCGCTGCATTGCGACCAACCCGGTTAAATTCGGCTCTTACGCCGAACCGAGCTACAAAGTTTCTTCCGCGCAGGGGACCGATACCGTGGAAGTGATGAAAGGAATCGGGTACAGCGAAAGCGAAATCAGGGAATACCTGACCGAAGGCGCCGTTCAAGGCAAGAAGGCGCTGAAATAA